A part of Melittangium boletus DSM 14713 genomic DNA contains:
- a CDS encoding TolC family protein, translating into MSIRRSAGLLRRSLSSLLLAALVPSGVLAQAPEASAPPPSGSGESPAPGTLRTATLEEALSLAAKQSPDVVAARAQAAISAAGVRRAWTAWQPELTVGAQYVHSSAPAVFDLGMITQLVGGVFGIAPVNPGIVLDPVVITAANSRYATVQVSQPLFTPAGVFLIGPAKDGARAAELGALEAREQVLLGVSRTYLGLQGILQLMDAAREAESVALQRENESKAQLQVGMTVEAALLRAQSETAQARVQLAQLSGQYTQLLALLEALVGEPVQPVPLDAAGAPQWVIPPEDQTPWEDTYAVRAAALAVKANEGKVTYDRFSWLPSVVAQGRGLYNSNTGFTGKNTSYELSVSASLPLYDRGQRYAALREDEARLEQARAQYAASRAKARANWVAAQANLEAARAALLQAESQAQLAARVQQQVAAGYKAGVATSLEMSDADNRRFLAASSAAQARAALEVRRVELAAAAGRIAASLEPAGEPSSR; encoded by the coding sequence ATGTCCATCCGCCGCTCCGCCGGCCTCCTCCGGCGCTCCCTGTCGTCGCTGCTCCTCGCCGCTCTCGTTCCTTCCGGTGTGCTGGCCCAGGCGCCCGAGGCGTCCGCGCCTCCTCCCTCCGGGAGCGGTGAGTCTCCCGCTCCAGGCACGTTGCGCACGGCGACGCTCGAGGAAGCGCTCTCGCTCGCCGCGAAGCAGAGTCCGGACGTGGTCGCCGCTCGCGCCCAGGCCGCCATCTCGGCCGCGGGGGTGCGCCGCGCCTGGACGGCGTGGCAGCCGGAGCTGACGGTGGGCGCCCAGTACGTCCACTCCAGCGCTCCGGCGGTGTTCGACCTGGGCATGATCACCCAACTGGTGGGGGGGGTGTTCGGCATCGCGCCCGTCAATCCAGGAATCGTGCTGGACCCCGTCGTCATCACGGCGGCGAACTCGCGCTACGCGACGGTGCAGGTGTCCCAGCCCCTCTTCACCCCCGCGGGCGTCTTCCTCATCGGCCCGGCGAAGGATGGCGCGCGGGCGGCGGAGCTGGGCGCCCTGGAAGCGCGCGAGCAGGTGCTGCTGGGCGTGTCGCGCACGTACCTGGGCCTGCAGGGCATCCTCCAGTTGATGGACGCGGCGCGCGAGGCGGAGTCCGTGGCGCTGCAGCGCGAGAACGAGTCCAAGGCCCAGCTCCAGGTGGGCATGACGGTGGAGGCGGCGCTCCTGCGCGCCCAGTCGGAGACGGCCCAGGCGCGTGTGCAGCTCGCGCAGCTGTCCGGCCAGTACACCCAACTGCTCGCGTTGCTCGAGGCGCTCGTGGGCGAGCCCGTGCAGCCCGTCCCCCTCGACGCCGCCGGTGCTCCCCAGTGGGTGATTCCGCCCGAGGATCAAACGCCCTGGGAGGACACCTACGCGGTGCGCGCCGCGGCCCTGGCGGTGAAGGCCAACGAGGGCAAGGTGACGTACGACCGGTTCTCGTGGTTGCCGAGCGTCGTGGCGCAGGGGCGCGGCCTCTACAACTCCAACACGGGCTTCACCGGGAAGAACACCTCCTACGAGCTGTCCGTGTCGGCCAGCCTGCCGCTCTACGACCGGGGCCAGCGCTACGCGGCGCTGCGCGAGGACGAGGCGCGCCTGGAGCAGGCCCGTGCCCAGTACGCCGCCTCGCGTGCCAAGGCCCGCGCCAACTGGGTGGCGGCCCAGGCCAACCTGGAGGCGGCCCGGGCCGCCCTGCTCCAGGCCGAGTCCCAGGCGCAGCTCGCGGCCCGGGTGCAGCAGCAGGTGGCGGCGGGCTACAAGGCCGGGGTGGCCACCAGCCTGGAGATGTCGGACGCGGACAACCGGCGCTTCCTCGCCGCGAGCAGCGCCGCCCAGGCCCGAGCCGCGCTGGAGGTGCGCCGCGTGGAGCTGGCCGCCGCGGCGGGCCGCATCGCTGCCTCGCTCGAGCCCGCGGGCGAGCCCTCCTCCCGGTGA
- a CDS encoding DUF99 family protein encodes MHLPPLPRAAGFDDAPFAKRPGARVPLAGVVCAGTRFEGLVWGGVRRDGWTATDEVCRLLVGGKFLPQLHLVLLDGIAFGGFNLVDLPRLARTLGKPCVAVMRRMPDLPAVERALGHLSRPERRLQLLRRAGPIHQLHGFTFQVQGAEPEWVARALGRLTDKGQVPEALRLAHLIGSAVVRGESSRRA; translated from the coding sequence ATGCACCTGCCTCCCCTGCCCCGAGCCGCCGGCTTCGATGACGCGCCCTTCGCGAAGCGCCCGGGTGCGCGCGTGCCGCTCGCGGGCGTGGTGTGCGCCGGCACCCGCTTCGAGGGACTGGTCTGGGGCGGCGTGCGGCGCGACGGTTGGACGGCGACGGACGAGGTGTGCCGGCTGCTCGTGGGCGGCAAGTTCCTCCCCCAGTTGCACCTGGTGCTCCTGGACGGCATCGCCTTCGGTGGCTTCAACCTGGTGGATCTGCCCCGGCTCGCGCGCACGCTCGGCAAACCCTGCGTCGCGGTGATGCGGCGGATGCCGGACCTGCCCGCCGTGGAGCGCGCGCTCGGTCACCTCTCCCGTCCCGAGCGGAGGCTCCAGTTGCTGCGGCGCGCGGGGCCCATCCACCAGCTCCACGGCTTCACCTTCCAGGTCCAGGGCGCCGAGCCGGAATGGGTGGCACGGGCCCTCGGACGTTTGACGGACAAGGGCCAGGTGCCCGAGGCACTTCGGCTCGCGCACCTCATCGGCTCGGCGGTGGTCCGGGGCGAGAGCTCCCGGCGCGCCTGA
- a CDS encoding cold-shock protein — translation MATGTVKWFNDAKGFGFITQDGGGEDVFCHHTAIQADGFRSLQEGQRVSFEVTRGPKGLQAQNVRPT, via the coding sequence ATGGCAACCGGTACTGTCAAGTGGTTCAATGACGCGAAGGGCTTCGGTTTCATCACGCAGGACGGCGGTGGCGAGGACGTGTTCTGCCACCACACCGCCATCCAGGCGGACGGCTTCCGCAGTCTGCAGGAAGGGCAGCGCGTGTCATTCGAGGTGACGCGTGGCCCCAAGGGTCTGCAGGCGCAGAACGTCCGCCCCACGTAA
- a CDS encoding sodium-translocating pyrophosphatase produces MIPASITGKAARVLGLLALLASSTASASEADLILPDFRQVTFLGGALTGDKLLMVGIAICVVGLIFGFLQYSALRKLPVHKAMLEISELIYQTCQTYLVTQGKLILILEVLIGAVMVVYFGFLRHLEPLKVIAILVASLMGIAGSYCVAWFGIRVNTFANSRTSFASLRGKPYPTYAIPLQAGISIGMVLVSTELMLMLLILLFIPADYAGSVFIGFAIGESLGASVLRIAGGIFTKIADIGSDLMKIVFRIKEDDARNPGVIADCAGDNAGDSVGPSADGFETYGVTSVALITFILLAVPVQYQAQLLVWIFMMSSAMVLASLGSYFINGLIQGGMYKNADQMNFEKPLTVLVWLTSGVSVVVTFLVSYLLIPDLAGDSSLWLRLSAIVTCGTLAGAIIPEAIKVFTSTESRHVREVVTASREGGASLNVISGLVAGNFSGYWMGIIVMVLMGSAYYFSLGIPETLMIAPAVFAFGLVAFGFLSMAPVTIAVDSYGPVTDNAQSVYELSLIENIPNVKEEIQKDFGFAPDFDKGKDYLEQNDGAGNTFKATSKPVLIGTAVVGATTMIFSIIVLLVGIVQGPNGLPMLNPANTDKLSLLHAPFLLGLIAGGAIVYWFSGASMQAVSTGAYRAVEFIKANIRLEGVEKASVEDSKRVVAICTQYAQKGMINIFLGVFCSTLAFACFESFFFVGYLISIAIFGLYQALFMANAGGAWDNAKKLVEVELKAKGSELHAATVVGDTVGDPFKDTSSVALNPVIKFTTLFGLLAVELAVELKSAGQGAITTGIALVLFLVSFVFVYRSFYGMRIETPMSALTGESKPETKPA; encoded by the coding sequence ATGATTCCCGCATCCATCACCGGCAAGGCCGCCAGGGTCCTCGGACTCCTGGCGCTCCTGGCCAGCAGCACCGCCAGCGCGAGCGAGGCGGACCTCATCCTCCCCGACTTCCGGCAGGTCACCTTCCTGGGCGGCGCCCTCACCGGCGACAAGCTGCTCATGGTGGGCATCGCCATCTGCGTCGTCGGCCTGATCTTCGGCTTCCTGCAGTACTCGGCCCTGCGCAAGCTGCCCGTGCACAAGGCCATGCTCGAGATTTCCGAGCTCATCTACCAGACGTGTCAGACGTACCTCGTCACCCAGGGCAAGCTCATCCTCATCCTCGAGGTGCTCATTGGCGCGGTGATGGTGGTGTACTTTGGCTTCCTGCGTCATCTGGAGCCGCTCAAGGTCATCGCCATCCTGGTGGCCAGCCTGATGGGCATCGCGGGCAGCTACTGCGTGGCCTGGTTCGGCATCCGGGTGAACACGTTCGCCAACAGCCGCACGTCGTTCGCGTCGCTGCGCGGCAAGCCCTACCCCACCTACGCCATCCCCCTGCAGGCCGGCATCTCCATCGGCATGGTGCTCGTGTCCACCGAGCTGATGCTGATGCTGCTCATCCTGCTCTTCATCCCGGCGGACTACGCGGGCTCGGTGTTCATCGGCTTCGCCATCGGCGAGTCGCTGGGCGCCTCGGTGCTGCGCATCGCGGGCGGTATCTTCACGAAGATCGCCGACATCGGCTCGGACCTGATGAAGATCGTCTTCCGCATCAAGGAGGACGACGCGCGCAACCCGGGCGTCATCGCCGACTGCGCGGGTGACAACGCGGGTGACTCGGTGGGCCCGTCCGCGGACGGCTTCGAGACCTACGGCGTGACGAGCGTGGCGCTCATCACCTTCATCCTCCTGGCGGTGCCCGTGCAGTACCAGGCGCAGCTGCTCGTGTGGATCTTCATGATGAGCAGCGCCATGGTGCTCGCGAGCCTCGGCTCGTACTTCATCAACGGGCTCATCCAGGGCGGCATGTACAAGAACGCCGACCAGATGAACTTCGAGAAGCCGCTCACGGTGCTCGTGTGGCTCACCTCGGGCGTGTCCGTGGTGGTGACGTTCCTCGTGTCCTACCTGCTCATTCCGGACCTGGCCGGGGACAGCTCGCTGTGGCTGCGCCTGAGCGCCATCGTGACGTGCGGCACGCTCGCGGGCGCCATCATCCCCGAGGCCATCAAGGTCTTCACCTCCACCGAGAGCCGCCACGTGCGCGAGGTGGTGACGGCGTCGCGCGAGGGTGGCGCGTCCCTGAACGTCATCTCCGGTCTGGTCGCCGGTAACTTCTCCGGCTACTGGATGGGCATCATCGTCATGGTGCTCATGGGCAGCGCCTACTACTTCAGCCTCGGCATCCCCGAGACGCTGATGATCGCCCCGGCGGTGTTCGCCTTCGGCCTGGTCGCCTTCGGCTTCCTGAGCATGGCGCCGGTCACCATCGCGGTGGACTCGTACGGCCCGGTGACGGACAACGCGCAGAGCGTCTACGAGCTGTCGCTCATCGAGAACATCCCCAACGTGAAGGAGGAGATCCAGAAGGACTTCGGCTTCGCTCCGGACTTCGACAAGGGCAAGGACTACCTCGAGCAGAACGACGGCGCGGGCAACACCTTCAAGGCCACCAGCAAGCCGGTGCTCATCGGCACCGCGGTGGTGGGCGCCACGACGATGATCTTCTCCATCATCGTGCTCCTGGTGGGCATCGTTCAGGGCCCCAACGGCCTGCCCATGCTCAACCCGGCCAACACGGACAAGCTGTCGCTCCTGCACGCGCCCTTCCTCTTGGGCCTCATCGCCGGCGGCGCCATCGTGTACTGGTTCTCGGGCGCCTCCATGCAGGCGGTGTCCACGGGCGCCTACCGCGCGGTGGAGTTCATCAAGGCCAACATCCGGCTGGAGGGCGTGGAGAAGGCGAGCGTGGAGGATTCCAAGCGCGTCGTGGCCATCTGCACCCAGTACGCGCAGAAGGGCATGATCAACATCTTCCTGGGCGTGTTCTGCAGCACGCTGGCGTTCGCCTGCTTCGAGTCCTTCTTCTTCGTGGGCTACCTCATCTCCATCGCCATCTTCGGCCTGTACCAGGCGCTCTTCATGGCCAACGCCGGTGGCGCGTGGGACAACGCGAAGAAGCTGGTGGAAGTGGAGCTCAAGGCCAAGGGCTCGGAGCTGCACGCGGCCACGGTGGTGGGTGACACGGTGGGTGACCCCTTCAAGGACACCTCCTCCGTCGCGCTCAACCCGGTCATCAAGTTCACCACCCTCTTCGGCCTGCTCGCCGTGGAGCTGGCGGTGGAACTCAAGTCCGCGGGCCAGGGCGCCATCACCACGGGCATCGCCCTGGTGCTCTTCCTGGTGTCCTTCGTGTTCGTCTACCGCTCCTTCTACGGCATGCGCATCGAGACCCCGATGTCGGCCCTGACGGGCGAGTCCAAGCCGGAAACCAAGCCGGCCTGA
- a CDS encoding short-chain fatty acid transporter, translating to METLVRIAEALGRFSARFVPSSFAIAVLLSLFTLGLAVGWTGTPAPSVLDAWGAGFWELLSFSMQMALVMFTGYLLALTRPVRMLLERLAGLARGPRSAVVLMALVSMGLAYINWGLSLVASAMLVRFVARRRPDVDYRLLVACAYFGLGATWHAGLSASAPLLVATPGHFLEKQLGVIPIDRTLFSPFNLGLTLAAVAGLTVLAWAMHPSPERTVRVDPALMEQFRDFEPPTRPADKSPALWLDFSPLLNVLFGVLGLAWFARTLWLNGGFKALNLNGVNFLFLTLAVLLHGTPARLLKASEEAASVLHGIVLQFPLYAGIYGIFKATGLTERIGQLFVSLSTAHTFPAIVYLYSGVVNYFVPSGGSKWAIEAPYLLEAAHALGVAPEKVVLAYAWGDMATDLIQPFWALPLLSVARLDFKDILGFLLVAFLFYLPLVTLAFLVWG from the coding sequence GTGGAAACACTCGTTCGCATCGCGGAGGCGCTCGGGCGCTTCTCCGCGCGCTTCGTGCCCAGCTCGTTCGCCATCGCGGTGCTGCTGTCGCTCTTCACCCTGGGGCTCGCCGTGGGGTGGACGGGCACGCCCGCGCCGAGCGTGCTGGATGCGTGGGGCGCCGGCTTCTGGGAGCTGCTCTCCTTCTCCATGCAGATGGCGCTGGTGATGTTCACCGGCTACCTGCTCGCGCTCACCCGGCCGGTGCGCATGCTGCTGGAGCGGCTGGCGGGACTGGCCCGGGGACCGAGAAGCGCGGTGGTGCTCATGGCACTGGTGTCCATGGGACTGGCCTACATCAACTGGGGCCTGTCGCTCGTGGCCAGCGCCATGCTGGTGCGCTTCGTGGCCCGGCGGAGGCCGGACGTGGACTACCGGCTGCTCGTGGCCTGCGCCTACTTCGGCCTGGGGGCCACGTGGCACGCGGGCCTGTCCGCCTCGGCGCCGCTGCTGGTGGCCACCCCGGGCCACTTCCTGGAGAAGCAGCTCGGCGTCATCCCCATCGACCGCACCCTCTTCTCCCCCTTCAACCTGGGACTCACGCTCGCGGCGGTGGCGGGGCTCACCGTGCTCGCCTGGGCCATGCACCCGAGCCCCGAGCGCACCGTGCGGGTGGACCCCGCGCTGATGGAGCAGTTCCGGGACTTCGAGCCGCCCACCCGGCCCGCGGACAAGAGCCCCGCGCTGTGGCTGGACTTCTCGCCGCTGCTCAACGTCCTCTTCGGCGTCCTGGGGCTGGCGTGGTTCGCGCGCACGCTGTGGCTCAACGGCGGCTTCAAGGCGCTCAACCTCAACGGGGTGAACTTCCTCTTCCTCACCCTGGCGGTGCTGCTGCACGGCACGCCCGCGCGGCTGCTCAAGGCCAGCGAGGAGGCCGCGAGCGTGCTGCATGGCATCGTGCTGCAATTCCCCCTCTACGCGGGCATCTACGGCATCTTCAAGGCCACGGGCCTCACCGAGCGCATCGGCCAGCTCTTCGTGTCGCTGTCCACCGCCCACACCTTCCCCGCCATCGTCTACCTCTACAGCGGCGTGGTGAACTACTTCGTCCCCTCGGGAGGCTCCAAGTGGGCCATCGAGGCGCCCTACCTCCTGGAAGCGGCCCACGCGCTCGGGGTGGCGCCGGAGAAGGTCGTGCTCGCGTATGCCTGGGGCGACATGGCCACGGACCTCATCCAGCCCTTCTGGGCGCTGCCGCTCCTGTCCGTGGCCCGGCTCGACTTCAAGGACATCCTGGGCTTCCTGCTCGTGGCCTTCCTCTTCTATCTCCCGCTCGTCACCCTCGCCTTCCTCGTCTGGGGTTGA
- a CDS encoding type II toxin-antitoxin system RelE family toxin has protein sequence MAYRVQIPVELWSTLKALPPVLVEKLHRRLDGIAQLAEVAPPLNPLWLKLGATDRPLLRCLVDGYVLLYEVDESCRTVSVLDVEQEERDSLFSFEESMGANDPH, from the coding sequence ATGGCCTACCGCGTCCAGATCCCCGTGGAGCTGTGGAGCACCCTCAAGGCGCTTCCGCCCGTGCTCGTCGAGAAGCTGCATCGGCGGCTCGACGGCATCGCGCAACTGGCGGAGGTGGCTCCCCCGCTCAACCCGCTCTGGTTGAAGCTGGGCGCCACGGACCGGCCGCTCCTGCGCTGCCTGGTGGATGGGTATGTGCTGCTCTACGAGGTCGACGAGTCCTGCCGCACCGTCTCGGTGCTCGACGTCGAACAGGAGGAGCGCGATTCGCTCTTCTCCTTCGAGGAGTCGATGGGCGCGAACGACCCGCATTGA
- a CDS encoding serine/threonine-protein kinase, translated as MNIARMDVAVDSNAPHICSCPTPHPKWDECPTVVPGVGSGQEASLRTLPPRRAGDSEFVGQRFGSFQVLRELGRGGMGTVLLAEHVLIPKRVAVKVLHPHLARTPELAARLLAEARAMSLVQHENVATLYDLDTRDGLPYFVMEYLEGQSLADFARGPIEPALAVELLGQVCDALGAAHARGIVHRDLKPANVFLVSGPQGRHRVKLLDFGIAKRLVPQAGETPTRSGVIMGTPEFMAPEQCSGGDVDARTDLYAVGVLGHLLLTGEVPFSGASAAAVLVAHLQQAPRPAHEVRPGLAPALSAVLLRALAKRPEERFSSAAELRAALEDALSGSRAPARAPAITFTASISLPERSESREYVGEQMGPMGLFLRSTQPPPPLLSEVPLRLRLPGGELACTGQVVRHVTAEQARDWNMAPGFGVELRGTSASFQRTFTRMLAGVSEFRPEPLPPEDPQVTRVLSEFRQRLAGDRYAVLGVPRDADGDTIRAHAREARERLEPLLALPLPPLHRSFVQRALAKVTECLGVLGHPERRVEYDAELRNVRGVMRCLAAGLTVTALEASRRRYFQRHPQTEGHSVLHMASAEAFMSAGRIPEALTCYEAALRADPLHLEALKRWHALRSRMRGDAMEASSR; from the coding sequence ATGAACATCGCAAGGATGGACGTCGCCGTGGACTCCAACGCCCCGCACATCTGCTCCTGTCCGACGCCTCATCCGAAGTGGGATGAGTGTCCCACCGTCGTTCCCGGTGTCGGCTCCGGCCAGGAGGCGTCCCTTCGCACCTTGCCGCCCAGGCGGGCGGGCGACAGTGAATTCGTGGGCCAGCGCTTTGGCAGCTTCCAGGTCCTGCGCGAGCTGGGGCGCGGGGGCATGGGCACGGTGCTGCTCGCCGAGCATGTCCTCATCCCCAAGCGCGTCGCGGTGAAGGTGCTCCACCCGCACCTCGCCCGGACGCCGGAGCTGGCCGCGAGGCTGCTCGCCGAGGCGCGTGCGATGAGCCTCGTGCAGCACGAGAACGTCGCCACGCTCTATGACCTGGACACGCGCGACGGCCTTCCCTACTTCGTCATGGAGTACCTGGAGGGCCAGAGCCTGGCCGACTTCGCGCGCGGCCCCATCGAGCCCGCGTTGGCCGTGGAACTGCTCGGCCAGGTGTGTGACGCGCTCGGGGCGGCGCACGCGCGCGGCATCGTCCACCGCGACCTCAAGCCCGCCAACGTCTTCCTCGTGTCCGGGCCTCAAGGCCGCCACCGCGTGAAGCTGCTCGACTTCGGCATCGCCAAGCGGTTGGTGCCCCAGGCGGGTGAGACGCCCACGCGCAGTGGCGTCATCATGGGCACTCCGGAGTTCATGGCGCCCGAGCAGTGCAGCGGCGGGGACGTCGACGCGCGAACGGACCTCTACGCGGTGGGAGTGCTGGGTCATCTGCTGCTCACGGGAGAGGTGCCCTTCTCCGGAGCGAGCGCCGCGGCGGTGCTGGTGGCGCACCTGCAACAGGCGCCGCGGCCCGCGCACGAAGTCCGTCCAGGGCTCGCGCCCGCGCTCTCGGCCGTGCTCCTGCGCGCCCTGGCCAAGCGTCCGGAGGAGCGCTTCTCCAGCGCCGCCGAGCTGCGCGCCGCCTTGGAGGACGCGCTCTCGGGCTCCCGCGCTCCCGCCCGGGCTCCCGCCATCACCTTCACCGCGAGCATCTCGCTGCCCGAGCGGTCCGAAAGCCGGGAGTACGTGGGTGAGCAGATGGGCCCCATGGGTCTCTTCCTGCGCTCCACGCAGCCGCCGCCCCCGTTGTTGTCCGAGGTGCCGCTGCGCTTGCGGTTGCCCGGAGGGGAGCTGGCCTGCACCGGTCAGGTGGTGCGCCACGTGACGGCCGAGCAGGCCCGGGACTGGAACATGGCGCCGGGCTTCGGCGTGGAATTGCGCGGTACCTCGGCCTCCTTCCAGCGGACCTTCACCCGGATGCTCGCGGGCGTGTCCGAGTTTCGTCCCGAGCCCCTGCCTCCCGAGGATCCACAGGTGACTCGGGTGTTGAGCGAGTTCCGCCAGCGCCTCGCGGGGGATCGCTATGCCGTCCTGGGGGTGCCCCGGGACGCGGACGGCGACACCATCCGGGCCCATGCCCGGGAGGCCCGGGAACGCCTCGAGCCGCTGCTCGCCCTTCCGCTGCCGCCGCTCCATCGCTCCTTCGTGCAGCGTGCGCTCGCCAAGGTGACCGAGTGCCTGGGCGTGCTGGGACACCCCGAGCGGCGCGTGGAGTACGACGCGGAGCTGCGCAACGTGCGCGGCGTGATGCGCTGCCTGGCCGCGGGGCTCACCGTCACCGCCCTGGAGGCGTCACGCCGGCGCTACTTCCAGCGCCATCCCCAGACGGAAGGCCACTCGGTCCTGCACATGGCCTCGGCCGAGGCCTTCATGTCCGCGGGCCGCATCCCCGAGGCGCTCACCTGCTACGAGGCCGCGCTCCGGGCGGATCCACTTCATCTGGAAGCCCTCAAACGGTGGCATGCCCTGCGGTCGAGGATGCGGGGCGATGCGATGGAGGCCTCGTCCCGTTAG
- a CDS encoding ABC1 kinase family protein, with the protein MASDSDDDKLPTQGRFTRFRKLAGLSAQLSADVLKSGARRLVGQEPELLSMSAAEKLVSTLGELKGAAMKFGQAMAMEPEMFSPEVRQVIARLQNEAPPMPYALVERVIREELGDAPEKLFREFSQAPLAAASLGQVHRAVLHDGREVAVKVQYPGIEQTLVGDMDNLGLMVKTVSKASRLADGTAYFRELRDELLLETDYLREASLCTAFARGVARLPDLKVPEVISERTTRRVLTLELLRGRTLKDWVVSQPSPEERFRVARQLILAIYGPFFTEGDMHADPHPGNFMVLEDGRLGVLDFGSIKRFSPRFVDANRRMFLHAVRLEPMNVLALSREVGFTCELPDAEGEALIQEIFDIAGRPMRLDSYDFATCSIARDMRGHFTRNAPRFLKIRPPAEGVLFFRSTGGLIQNLRLIGAEGDFRRVYQEVAALL; encoded by the coding sequence ATGGCTTCCGATTCCGACGACGACAAGCTCCCCACGCAGGGCCGTTTCACCCGCTTCCGCAAGCTCGCGGGGCTCTCCGCGCAGCTCAGCGCGGACGTGCTCAAGAGCGGGGCCAGGCGGCTCGTGGGCCAGGAGCCCGAGCTGCTCAGCATGTCCGCCGCGGAGAAGCTGGTGTCCACGCTCGGCGAGCTCAAGGGCGCGGCCATGAAGTTCGGCCAGGCCATGGCCATGGAGCCGGAGATGTTCTCGCCCGAGGTGCGCCAGGTCATCGCGCGGCTGCAGAACGAGGCGCCGCCCATGCCCTATGCGCTGGTGGAGCGGGTCATCCGCGAGGAGCTGGGCGACGCTCCGGAAAAGCTCTTCCGCGAGTTCTCCCAGGCGCCGCTCGCGGCCGCCTCGCTCGGCCAGGTGCACCGCGCGGTGCTGCACGACGGCCGCGAGGTGGCGGTGAAGGTGCAGTATCCCGGCATCGAGCAGACGCTCGTCGGGGACATGGACAACCTGGGCCTCATGGTGAAGACGGTGTCCAAGGCCTCGCGCCTGGCGGACGGCACCGCCTACTTCCGCGAGCTGCGCGATGAGCTGCTGCTGGAGACGGACTACCTGCGCGAGGCCTCGCTGTGCACGGCCTTCGCCCGGGGGGTCGCCCGGCTGCCGGACTTGAAGGTGCCCGAGGTCATCTCCGAGCGGACCACCCGGCGCGTGCTCACCCTGGAGCTGCTGCGCGGCCGGACGCTCAAGGACTGGGTCGTCTCCCAGCCCTCGCCCGAGGAGCGCTTCCGCGTGGCGCGCCAGCTCATCCTCGCCATCTACGGGCCCTTCTTCACCGAGGGCGACATGCACGCCGATCCCCACCCGGGCAACTTCATGGTGCTCGAGGATGGGCGCCTGGGCGTGCTCGACTTCGGCTCCATCAAGCGCTTCAGCCCGCGCTTCGTGGACGCCAACCGGCGCATGTTCCTGCACGCCGTGCGGCTCGAGCCCATGAACGTGCTCGCCCTGAGCCGGGAGGTGGGCTTCACCTGCGAGCTGCCGGACGCGGAGGGCGAGGCCCTCATCCAGGAGATTTTCGACATCGCCGGGCGGCCCATGCGCCTGGACTCGTACGACTTCGCCACCTGCTCCATCGCGCGGGACATGCGCGGCCACTTCACGCGCAACGCCCCCCGTTTCCTGAAGATCCGTCCGCCCGCGGAAGGGGTGCTGTTCTTCCGTTCCACCGGAGGGCTCATCCAGAACCTGCGCCTCATTGGCGCGGAGGGCGACTTCCGCCGCGTCTACCAGGAGGTCGCCGCGCTCCTGTAG
- a CDS encoding response regulator — translation MSEIETKIRVLVVDDDVDQLMLVERTLHAYGFEVRTHRSSLGVSNLVRTVMPDLVLLDVNIPALSGDKVLALARNQAPSTTRFILYSASDEAKLRSLALASGADGYISKSVQGESLARKLISIYKKSRLPVAGAR, via the coding sequence ATGTCAGAGATCGAGACGAAGATCCGCGTCCTGGTGGTGGACGACGATGTGGATCAACTGATGTTGGTGGAACGCACCCTGCACGCGTACGGCTTCGAGGTGCGCACGCACCGCTCGTCGCTGGGCGTGTCCAACCTGGTGCGCACCGTGATGCCGGACCTGGTGCTGTTGGACGTGAACATCCCGGCGCTCAGCGGGGACAAGGTGCTGGCGCTCGCGCGCAATCAGGCGCCCTCCACCACGCGCTTCATCCTCTATTCGGCCTCGGACGAAGCCAAGCTGCGCTCACTCGCGCTGGCCTCGGGCGCGGACGGCTACATCTCCAAGAGCGTTCAGGGCGAGTCGCTCGCTCGCAAGCTCATCAGCATCTACAAGAAGAGCCGGCTGCCGGTGGCGGGGGCCCGCTAG
- a CDS encoding response regulator transcription factor — protein sequence MGERIRLGILEDQQVFRESLVALFEGAGMQVVAAGANVEEVLAQLGTESLDVVVVDLRLERPDSWAVDNGLRLVEILRERSPNTRALVLSAHREVAVLERCFQAGSVGYLCKLNVSSARLISAVEQISRGEWLVPPELVSPGRPTSAEYASPLERLTQREREVLTMVASGADNLQISARLGITERTVKAHVSNLYRKLEVQNRVEMAMVMYQSNRILPETDAPHPQAGG from the coding sequence ATGGGGGAACGAATCCGGTTAGGTATTTTAGAAGACCAGCAGGTCTTCCGGGAGAGTCTGGTGGCGCTCTTCGAGGGCGCGGGGATGCAGGTGGTCGCCGCGGGAGCGAACGTGGAGGAGGTGTTGGCGCAACTGGGGACGGAGTCCCTGGATGTGGTGGTGGTGGACCTGAGGCTCGAACGACCGGATTCCTGGGCCGTGGACAATGGCTTGCGCCTGGTGGAAATCCTGCGTGAGCGCTCTCCGAACACCCGCGCGCTCGTGCTGTCGGCCCACCGGGAGGTCGCGGTGTTGGAGCGGTGCTTCCAGGCGGGATCCGTGGGCTATCTGTGCAAGCTCAACGTGAGCAGTGCCCGGTTGATCTCCGCCGTCGAGCAGATCTCCCGTGGCGAGTGGTTGGTTCCTCCGGAGCTGGTGTCTCCGGGGCGGCCGACGTCGGCGGAATACGCCTCGCCCCTGGAGCGGCTCACCCAGCGCGAGCGCGAGGTGTTGACCATGGTGGCCAGTGGCGCGGACAACCTCCAGATTTCCGCGCGTCTGGGCATCACGGAGCGCACGGTGAAGGCGCATGTCTCCAACCTCTACCGGAAGCTGGAAGTGCAGAACCGCGTGGAGATGGCCATGGTGATGTACCAGTCCAACCGGATCCTTCCCGAGACCGATGCACCCCATCCCCAGGCAGGAGGATAG